The proteins below are encoded in one region of Armatimonadota bacterium:
- a CDS encoding MarR family transcriptional regulator: MMQTVASDKRKRGKTSAAYAEHLLDLFGEILHRTITIRPLDGLPVKVTPSLAQTMQYLHQHGVCSVREIARGLTITYSAASQLTDRLVRRGLASRSENQTDRRISEIRLTDGGVRLVERIRLSRIEGLSRILRAMKTDDRAAFIGHLESFIRSAIEDAHGALESCSHCGSDHLPECVVNEVYRTATGKQINEI; the protein is encoded by the coding sequence ATGATGCAGACTGTCGCATCGGACAAACGGAAGCGGGGCAAGACATCCGCAGCGTATGCGGAACATCTGCTGGACCTCTTCGGTGAGATTCTTCACCGCACCATCACTATACGGCCGCTTGACGGTCTGCCGGTGAAGGTGACTCCGAGCCTTGCTCAGACGATGCAGTATCTGCACCAGCACGGAGTCTGCTCCGTGCGCGAGATCGCTCGCGGCCTGACCATCACGTATTCTGCGGCCAGCCAGTTGACTGACCGTCTGGTGAGGCGCGGTCTCGCATCCCGGTCCGAGAATCAGACGGATCGCCGGATTTCGGAGATCAGGCTTACTGACGGCGGGGTCAGGTTGGTGGAGCGGATACGTCTCAGTCGCATAGAAGGACTGTCGCGCATTCTTCGCGCAATGAAGACGGACGATCGGGCCGCATTCATCGGACACCTGGAGAGCTTCATAAGATCCGCGATTGAGGATGCTCACGGAGCGCTTGAATCGTGCTCTCACTGCGGGAGCGATCACCTTCCTGAGTGCGTTGTGAACGAAGTGTACCGGACTGCGACCGGGAAACAGATAAACGAGATCTAG
- the nifU gene encoding Fe-S cluster assembly scaffold protein NifU, translating into MSNTQYSDKVMEHFMNPRNVGEIPDADGVGSVGNPVCGDIMKMYIKVEDDIIVDVKFKTFGCGAAIATSSMATELIKGKTVEEALALSNSAVAEALGGLPPVKMHCSMLAEEAIQSAIDDYLKKTTGKGLDLKKEKYLE; encoded by the coding sequence ATGAGCAATACGCAGTACAGTGACAAGGTGATGGAACACTTCATGAACCCGCGCAACGTGGGCGAGATTCCCGATGCCGATGGCGTCGGAAGCGTGGGCAATCCCGTCTGCGGAGACATCATGAAGATGTACATCAAGGTCGAGGACGATATCATAGTGGACGTGAAGTTCAAGACATTCGGATGCGGCGCGGCGATCGCCACCAGCAGCATGGCGACCGAGTTGATCAAGGGCAAGACCGTCGAGGAGGCGCTGGCTCTCAGCAACAGCGCGGTGGCCGAAGCCCTGGGCGGCCTTCCCCCGGTCAAGATGCACTGCTCCATGCTGGCGGAGGAAGCGATCCAGTCCGCGATTGACGATTATCTGAAGAAGACCACCGGCAAGGGTCTCGATCTCA